The Triticum dicoccoides isolate Atlit2015 ecotype Zavitan chromosome 6A, WEW_v2.0, whole genome shotgun sequence genome has a window encoding:
- the LOC119318094 gene encoding protein DCL, chloroplastic-like → MQFPPSPARSMAAPAAVPAVSCLRLLLLPGFSASLLASRGRARGVAVRSGAAPPDPAAMLRRPAAATTAAEEREADADASLGSPVDEEPPEEGRRRGPEREWVDWEDLILEDTVPLVGFVRMILHSGKYSSGERLSPEHEKAILERLLPYHPQYKKKIGCGIDYITLGLHPEFENSRCLFIVRTDGEQVDFSFWKCIKGLIRQKYPLYADSFILRHFRRRQDY, encoded by the exons ATGCAGTTCCCCCCGTCGCCCGCGCGCTCCATGGCCGCGCCCGCGGCCGTGCCCGCCGTGTCctgcctgcgcctcctcctcctccccgggtTCAGCGCCTCCCTCCTCGCGAGCCGCGGCCGCGCCCGCGGGGTGGCAGTGAGGTCGGGCGCGGCCCCGCCCGACCCGGCGGCCATGCTGCGccggccggccgccgccacgaCGGCCGCGGAGGAGCGGGAGGCCGACGCGGACGCCTCGCTGGGCTCTCCGGTGGACGAGGAGCCGcccgaggaggggaggaggagggggcccgaGAGGGAGTGGGTGGACTGGGAGGACCTCATCCTCGAGGACACCGTGCCGCTCGTCGGCTTCGTGCGGATGATACTCCACTCCGGCAA GTACTCAAGTGGTGAGCGGTTGAGTCCTGAACATGAAAAGGCCATACTTGAACGATTGCTTCCATATCATCCACAATATAAGAAGAAAATTGGATGTGGTATCGACTACATCACG ctaGGGTTGCATCCAGAATTCGAGAACTCAAGGTGTTTGTTCATAGTTAGGACGGACGGCGAGCAGGTCGATTTTTCTTTCTGGAAGTGCATCAAGGGTCTCATAAGACAAAAGTACCCCTTGTACGCAGACAGTTTCATTCTCAGACATTTCCGCAGGAGGCAGGACTACTGA